A single genomic interval of Planctomycetota bacterium harbors:
- a CDS encoding tetratricopeptide repeat protein: MTTQRLAPLPTKPAPAVRGKPPLGKQADRLVSVAGPLLRRNKSAVLADWLRKNLSPRELCLFLGHERSDVRQVAAFSLAAVGCRRCVDRLVPLLRDQDAGVRQMAEHGLCGIWCRLGSPTGNEWLRRGSHCLGQGDIQKAVRCFDAAIAESPAFADAYNQRGLAHFLQNRPDLALLDGETCLRLEPNHFVAWAAVGHAHASLGDSAAAAECYRHALDIHPGMHAVQEMLREVEAAEDRC, from the coding sequence ATGACCACGCAGCGACTCGCTCCACTGCCGACCAAGCCAGCACCGGCGGTGCGCGGGAAGCCGCCGCTGGGCAAACAGGCGGATCGTCTCGTCAGTGTGGCCGGGCCGCTGCTTCGTCGAAACAAGTCGGCGGTGCTGGCCGACTGGCTTCGCAAGAACCTCAGCCCACGCGAGCTGTGCCTGTTTCTTGGACACGAGCGGTCAGACGTCCGTCAGGTCGCAGCGTTTTCGCTTGCCGCGGTCGGATGTCGGCGGTGCGTTGACCGTCTCGTGCCGCTGCTGCGTGACCAAGACGCAGGCGTGCGACAGATGGCCGAGCACGGGCTGTGTGGCATCTGGTGTCGCCTTGGCAGCCCAACCGGAAACGAGTGGCTACGACGCGGCTCGCACTGCCTCGGCCAGGGCGACATTCAAAAGGCAGTTCGCTGTTTCGATGCCGCGATCGCGGAGTCGCCAGCGTTTGCCGACGCGTACAACCAGCGCGGCCTGGCCCACTTCCTGCAGAATCGCCCCGACCTCGCGCTGCTCGACGGCGAGACGTGCCTGCGACTCGAGCCGAATCACTTCGTCGCCTGGGCCGCTGTCGGCCACGCCCACGCCTCGCTGGGTGACTCCGCTGCCGCTGCCGAGTGCTATCGCCACGCGCTGGACATTCACCCCGGCATGCACGCCGTCCAGGAAATGTTGCGCGAGGTCGAGGCAGCGGAAGACCGGTGCTGA